One window of the Niallia circulans genome contains the following:
- a CDS encoding DUF1456 family protein: protein MENNDILIRLRYALEIKNSEMAEIFKLGGKEVSVPEVVRILKKTDEEAENDDQIKLTNSMLDSFLNGFIIYKRGKQEPKPGQPNTPESSIKNNTSVNNILLKKVKIALSLTTEDMIDIFKKAGLNVSKGELGAFLRKEGHKNYKVCLDNFARNFLKGLAIKYRG from the coding sequence ATGGAAAATAATGATATTTTAATTCGTTTAAGATACGCGTTAGAAATAAAAAATAGTGAAATGGCAGAAATTTTTAAGCTTGGGGGAAAAGAGGTTTCTGTACCTGAAGTAGTAAGAATACTGAAGAAGACAGATGAAGAGGCAGAAAATGATGATCAAATCAAATTGACAAATAGTATGTTAGATTCCTTTTTAAATGGCTTTATTATTTATAAGCGAGGAAAGCAAGAGCCAAAACCAGGACAACCAAACACACCTGAATCATCGATAAAAAACAATACAAGTGTTAATAACATTTTATTAAAGAAAGTTAAAATTGCGCTGTCATTAACGACAGAGGATATGATTGATATATTTAAAAAAGCGGGGTTAAATGTGTCCAAAGGAGAATTAGGAGCTTTTTTAAGAAAAGAAGGCCATAAAAACTATAAAGTATGTTTAGATAATTTCGCCAGAAACTTCTTAAAGGGATTAGCTATTAAATACAGAGGATAA